Proteins from one Mycobacterium sp. SMC-2 genomic window:
- the istA gene encoding IS21 family transposase: MSYREVSVIEVREMLRLWLQGHGLREVARLSGTDRKTVRRYVDRARACGLDRDGDGCQLTDELLAAVIAGVRPSRPNGKSQAWETIAAQHEQIKAWLKQDLTLTKVHTLLGRRGVVVSYRTLHRYATTELGFGIRQATVPVADCEPGAELQVDFGRLGMLTDAADGRRRVVQGLIFTAVYSRHMFVWPTYRQTLHEVIAGFEAAWAFFGGVFAVAIPDNMKAIVDKADATDPKLNDAFREYAQARGFVVDPTRIRSPRDKPRVERCVQYVRSNFFAGEDFRNLSDCRARAEQWCGQVAGMRIHGTTRLRPAEVFATDELPHLKPAPDEVFDIPTWSRPKVAPDRHVQVAKALYSVPGELIGRRLDARVDARTVKLYWRGELIKVHPVMAPGRRHTDPADLPAEVSVYAMRDINTLQRKASAHGQHVGAYAAAVLEHPLPWTKMRQVYRLLGLVRRHGADAVDDACQRALDAEVIDVGLIERMLTRGAGAQLPLIPNPPQASRFVRAATDFAVRRPS, encoded by the coding sequence ATGAGCTACCGGGAGGTGTCGGTGATCGAAGTCAGGGAGATGCTGCGGTTGTGGCTGCAGGGTCATGGGTTGCGCGAGGTGGCCCGGTTATCGGGCACGGACCGCAAAACGGTGCGCCGGTATGTGGACCGCGCCCGCGCGTGCGGGCTGGACCGTGACGGCGACGGGTGTCAGTTGACCGACGAGCTGTTGGCGGCGGTGATCGCCGGCGTGCGGCCGAGTCGGCCCAACGGCAAGAGCCAGGCCTGGGAGACCATCGCCGCCCAGCACGAGCAGATCAAGGCGTGGCTGAAGCAAGACTTGACTCTGACGAAGGTGCACACGCTGCTTGGGCGTCGGGGCGTGGTGGTGTCGTATCGAACGTTGCATCGCTATGCCACAACGGAATTGGGGTTCGGGATTCGGCAGGCCACGGTGCCGGTGGCCGATTGCGAGCCCGGTGCTGAACTGCAGGTCGATTTCGGTCGGCTCGGAATGCTCACTGATGCCGCGGATGGCCGCCGGCGGGTAGTGCAGGGGTTGATCTTCACTGCGGTGTATTCGCGGCACATGTTCGTCTGGCCGACCTACCGGCAGACGCTTCACGAGGTGATCGCCGGGTTTGAGGCCGCGTGGGCATTCTTCGGCGGGGTGTTCGCGGTGGCGATCCCCGACAACATGAAGGCCATCGTCGACAAGGCTGATGCGACCGATCCGAAACTTAATGACGCCTTCCGCGAATACGCTCAGGCGCGGGGCTTCGTCGTGGACCCCACCCGCATCCGCAGCCCGCGCGACAAGCCTAGGGTTGAGCGCTGTGTCCAATATGTTCGGTCGAATTTCTTTGCTGGAGAAGACTTTCGGAATCTGAGTGACTGCCGGGCACGAGCCGAGCAGTGGTGTGGGCAGGTGGCGGGGATGCGGATACACGGCACCACTCGGCTGCGCCCGGCCGAGGTATTCGCCACCGACGAGCTACCCCACCTCAAACCGGCACCCGACGAGGTGTTCGACATCCCGACCTGGAGCCGGCCCAAGGTGGCTCCCGATCGGCACGTGCAGGTCGCCAAGGCGCTCTACAGCGTTCCCGGTGAGCTGATTGGGCGCCGGCTGGATGCCCGGGTGGATGCGCGCACGGTGAAGCTGTATTGGCGCGGTGAGCTGATCAAGGTCCATCCGGTCATGGCGCCAGGACGCCGCCATACCGACCCCGCTGATCTACCGGCCGAGGTGTCGGTCTATGCGATGCGAGATATCAACACCTTGCAGCGCAAGGCATCCGCACACGGGCAGCATGTCGGCGCCTACGCGGCGGCGGTGCTGGAGCATCCGCTGCCGTGGACCAAGATGCGCCAGGTCTACCGACTCCTGGGACTGGTGCGCCGCCACGGCGCCGACGCGGTCGATGACGCCTGCCAGCGCGCGCTGGACGCCGAGGTCATCGACGTCGGGCTGATCGAGCGCATGCTTACCCGCGGTGCCGGCGCACAGCTGCCGCTGATCCCGAACCCGCCGCAGGCGTCGCGGTTCGTCCGCGCGGCCACCGACTTCGCGGTGCGCAGGCCCTCATGA
- a CDS encoding adenylate/guanylate cyclase domain-containing protein yields the protein MNVAGRAPDIHYAKSGDLNIAYSVTGKGPDLVVAPGFISHLEIMWEEPSVVHFFSRLASFRRVVTFDKRGTGLSDPATDAPTLEESVDDLRAVMDAAGCESADLVGISEGGTMAMLMTASHPDRVKALVLYGTFSRLLRAPDYPLGVTEEQLSALVELSAKGWGEGIGLGGWAPSRRGDAELRRWWGRLQRMAASPGMVRNIFALYPQLDIRDVLPAIQVPTLVVHRRDDRMVTVEMGRYLADRIAGAKFVEVDGTDHLFFTGDADAVLDEIEEFLTGVRPLPAVERVLATVLFTDIVDSTKRAVELGDERWKELLGRHDAQVRRQLERFRGDEVNTTGDGFLARFDGPARAIRCAMAIRDVLRSLGLEVRAGVHTGEVELRGDDISGIAVHIAARVAAAAGAGEVLVSRTVVDLVAGSGLRFAARGEHTLKGVAGEWPLFAVEG from the coding sequence ATGAACGTCGCGGGCAGGGCACCGGACATTCACTATGCCAAGAGCGGTGACCTGAACATCGCCTACTCCGTGACCGGGAAAGGGCCCGACCTCGTGGTCGCGCCCGGCTTCATCTCGCACCTCGAGATCATGTGGGAAGAGCCATCGGTCGTCCACTTCTTTTCCCGGCTTGCCTCCTTCCGGCGCGTGGTCACATTCGACAAGCGAGGCACAGGCCTCTCGGATCCGGCGACCGACGCGCCGACGTTGGAAGAGTCCGTCGACGACCTGCGCGCCGTTATGGACGCGGCCGGATGTGAAAGTGCCGACCTGGTGGGCATTTCCGAAGGTGGCACGATGGCGATGCTGATGACGGCCAGCCACCCCGACCGGGTGAAGGCGCTCGTCCTATACGGCACGTTCTCCCGGCTGCTCCGAGCGCCCGACTACCCGCTCGGCGTTACCGAGGAGCAGCTGTCGGCGTTGGTCGAGTTGAGCGCCAAGGGCTGGGGTGAGGGCATTGGACTGGGTGGTTGGGCTCCGAGCCGGCGGGGCGACGCCGAACTGCGGCGGTGGTGGGGCCGGCTGCAGCGCATGGCCGCCAGCCCGGGCATGGTCCGCAACATATTTGCGCTTTATCCGCAATTGGACATCCGCGACGTGCTGCCCGCGATCCAGGTGCCGACGCTCGTGGTCCATCGGCGGGACGACCGGATGGTGACTGTCGAGATGGGTCGCTACCTCGCCGACCGCATCGCCGGGGCCAAATTCGTCGAGGTCGACGGCACCGACCACCTGTTCTTCACGGGCGACGCCGACGCCGTGCTCGACGAGATCGAGGAGTTTCTCACCGGTGTCCGGCCGTTGCCTGCGGTCGAGCGCGTCCTGGCCACCGTGCTGTTCACCGACATCGTCGACTCCACGAAGCGAGCCGTCGAGCTCGGAGACGAGCGATGGAAGGAGTTGCTCGGCAGGCACGACGCCCAGGTCCGCCGCCAACTCGAGCGCTTCCGCGGCGATGAGGTCAACACGACGGGCGACGGCTTCCTCGCCCGGTTCGACGGACCCGCCCGAGCGATCCGCTGCGCCATGGCGATCCGCGACGTGCTGCGGAGCCTGGGTCTCGAAGTGCGGGCGGGCGTTCATACGGGCGAGGTCGAGCTGCGCGGCGACGACATCAGCGGCATCGCCGTCCATATCGCGGCGCGTGTGGCGGCAGCGGCCGGGGCCGGCGAGGTGCTCGTCTCGCGCACCGTCGTCGATCTGGTCGCCGGGTCGGGCCTGCGCTTTGCGGCTCGCGGCGAGCACACCCTCAAGGGTGTGGCGGGCGAGTGGCCGCTGTTCGCGGTCGAGGGTTGA
- the istB gene encoding IS21-like element helper ATPase IstB, with product MSTTRRPDATPAVKPIEVSADLKALMRRLKLGRLLDTLPERLALARSNRLPHHDFLEMLLADEVTRRDRESAARRAKTAQLDPQMQLQAWDDTAAVSYDRQLWAELTSLRFLADAYNVLIMGPVGVGKTFLANALGHIAVRRHHSVHTERADKLFKRLRGARLDGSYEDEMRKLHRVELLIIDDLALHRLEATETNDFYELIVERHRTASTVITSNREPPEILTMMADPLLAQSAMDRLQSAAYELVVEGESYRQRQKPRPRKPVNSDQPN from the coding sequence ATGAGCACAACCCGCCGCCCCGATGCCACCCCCGCGGTCAAGCCGATCGAGGTGTCTGCAGACCTCAAAGCGCTGATGCGCCGCCTCAAGCTCGGCCGCCTGCTCGACACCCTGCCCGAACGGCTCGCGCTGGCACGATCGAATCGGCTGCCACACCACGACTTCCTGGAAATGCTGCTAGCCGATGAGGTCACCCGCCGCGACCGCGAGTCCGCCGCCCGCCGCGCCAAGACAGCACAATTGGATCCGCAGATGCAGCTGCAGGCCTGGGATGACACCGCCGCGGTCAGCTACGACCGCCAACTATGGGCAGAGTTGACCTCGCTGCGGTTTCTGGCCGACGCCTACAACGTGCTCATCATGGGACCGGTCGGAGTCGGAAAAACGTTCCTGGCCAACGCATTAGGCCACATCGCCGTGCGACGTCACCACAGCGTGCATACCGAACGCGCCGACAAACTGTTCAAACGCCTCCGCGGAGCACGGCTAGACGGCAGCTATGAAGACGAGATGCGCAAACTACACCGCGTCGAGCTGCTCATCATCGATGACCTCGCGTTGCACCGGCTTGAGGCCACCGAGACCAATGACTTCTACGAGCTCATCGTGGAACGCCACCGCACCGCATCAACGGTCATCACCAGCAACCGCGAACCACCGGAGATCCTCACCATGATGGCCGACCCACTCCTGGCCCAGTCGGCGATGGACCGGCTCCAATCCGCGGCCTACGAACTCGTCGTCGAGGGCGAGTCCTACCGGCAACGCCAGAAACCCCGTCCTCGAAAGCCGGTCAATTCGGACCAGCCGAATTGA
- a CDS encoding IS481 family transposase, with product MRELSVAEQRYQAVLAVISDGLSISQVAEKVGVSRQTLHAWLARYEASGLEGLVDRSHRPVSCPHQMPAAVEAALLELRRSRPYWGPRRLVFELAKRRIGPAPSESAAYRALVRAGMIDPSLRDRRSRKWKRWERGTAMELWQMDIVGGFPLADGTSAKALTGIDDHSRMCVCARLMARERTRAVCEGLRGALATYGVPEQILTDNGKVFTGRFNHPVVEVLFDRICRENGIEHLLTQPRSPTTTGKIERFHRSMRAEFLSNRPAFANLKAAQQALDEWVDYYNTTRPHQSLDMATPAQRFTLAATPATSPPRAEQVGADRSGDDWVSRRVCVNGIVCVSWQQVSVGRHYAGARCDVHVDGDLLRFWIGDQLVKTAARTSSGEVRNKRALRTSAGA from the coding sequence ATGAGGGAGTTGAGCGTGGCTGAGCAGCGGTATCAGGCCGTGTTGGCGGTGATCAGTGATGGGTTGTCGATCTCGCAGGTCGCCGAGAAAGTTGGGGTGTCGCGTCAGACGCTGCACGCCTGGTTGGCCCGGTATGAGGCCTCGGGCCTGGAGGGGCTGGTGGATCGGTCGCATCGACCGGTGTCGTGTCCGCATCAGATGCCGGCCGCGGTGGAGGCCGCGCTGTTGGAGTTGCGTCGGTCGCGGCCGTATTGGGGGCCGCGGCGGTTGGTATTCGAGCTGGCCAAGCGCCGCATAGGGCCGGCGCCCTCGGAGTCGGCGGCGTACCGGGCGTTGGTGCGCGCGGGCATGATTGACCCGAGCCTGCGGGATCGGCGCTCACGCAAGTGGAAACGCTGGGAACGCGGCACCGCGATGGAGTTGTGGCAGATGGACATCGTGGGTGGCTTTCCATTGGCCGATGGCACTAGCGCCAAAGCGTTGACCGGAATTGATGATCACTCCCGGATGTGTGTCTGCGCGCGGTTGATGGCCCGCGAGCGTACCCGCGCGGTCTGCGAGGGACTACGTGGGGCGCTGGCCACGTACGGGGTCCCCGAGCAGATCTTGACCGATAACGGCAAGGTGTTCACTGGCCGGTTCAACCACCCGGTGGTGGAAGTGCTCTTCGACCGGATCTGCCGCGAAAACGGGATCGAGCACCTGCTGACCCAGCCGCGCAGCCCTACCACCACTGGCAAGATTGAGCGCTTCCACCGCAGCATGCGTGCGGAGTTCCTCAGCAACAGGCCAGCTTTCGCCAACTTAAAGGCAGCGCAGCAGGCCCTTGATGAGTGGGTGGACTACTACAACACCACCCGCCCGCATCAATCGCTGGACATGGCCACCCCGGCACAACGGTTTACCCTCGCCGCGACCCCCGCGACATCACCGCCGAGGGCCGAACAAGTCGGCGCTGATCGCAGCGGTGATGACTGGGTCAGCCGCCGGGTGTGTGTCAACGGCATCGTGTGCGTGTCCTGGCAGCAAGTCAGCGTTGGGCGCCACTACGCCGGCGCCCGCTGCGATGTCCACGTCGATGGTGACCTGCTGCGGTTTTGGATCGGCGACCAACTCGTCAAAACCGCCGCCCGCACCAGCTCCGGAGAGGTACGAAACAAGCGGGCCTTGCGCACCAGCGCAGGCGCCTAA
- a CDS encoding TIGR00366 family protein, which yields MQSLTALCVRYVERLMPDPYLFAVILTVIVATLVALLVKGASVNGMLKAWYGGVWGSQNIFTFAFQMVLILVTGYTLAEAPVLKRAIVSLASKPGNQVQGALLCFGVSAVLSLLNWGLGLVAGALVARQVAKRFTDAHFGYLIAAAFMGFIVWTQGLSSSIALANTDTGSPINVIHKITGSTVPLKLTIFQPYSWVSALVALGLLALAIWRMEPAQSLAPDPAVFEDEDQPEVTAQGKKTFAEWLENLWILNVLVFAAGIAYFCISGFALNISSMIMLFTITSALLHRTPIRFIRAFTGAAKVSGPLLLQYPLYGGLVGLLGYRAIEGAKPLQTLLAEAVVGGATQYTLPFLTFVGSLVISLFVPSGGGHWAVQGPIAVDSALAIGQRSPGYLGLISMAVAVGEGVANMIQPFWLLPLLAIAKLNVRQVMGFTIVAFLIGLVVLGATTLIAPYVI from the coding sequence ATGCAGTCCCTCACCGCGCTGTGTGTCCGGTATGTCGAACGATTGATGCCGGACCCTTATCTTTTCGCCGTCATCCTCACCGTCATCGTCGCCACGCTGGTCGCCCTTTTGGTGAAGGGCGCCTCCGTCAACGGCATGCTCAAGGCGTGGTATGGCGGTGTCTGGGGATCCCAGAACATCTTCACGTTCGCATTCCAGATGGTCCTGATCCTGGTGACGGGATACACGCTCGCCGAGGCGCCGGTCCTCAAGCGCGCCATCGTCTCGCTCGCCAGCAAGCCGGGGAACCAGGTCCAGGGAGCCCTCCTCTGCTTCGGCGTGAGCGCTGTCCTCTCCCTGCTGAATTGGGGCCTCGGTCTGGTGGCCGGCGCGCTCGTCGCGCGGCAGGTCGCCAAGCGCTTCACCGACGCACATTTCGGCTACCTCATAGCGGCGGCGTTTATGGGCTTCATCGTCTGGACACAGGGGCTCTCGTCGTCGATCGCGCTGGCGAACACGGACACCGGCAGCCCAATCAACGTGATCCACAAGATAACCGGCAGTACCGTGCCGCTGAAGCTGACCATCTTCCAGCCCTATAGCTGGGTGTCGGCGCTCGTCGCGCTCGGGCTGCTCGCGCTCGCCATCTGGCGTATGGAGCCGGCGCAGAGCCTTGCGCCGGATCCCGCGGTGTTCGAAGACGAGGACCAGCCGGAGGTTACGGCCCAGGGCAAGAAGACGTTTGCTGAATGGCTGGAAAACCTGTGGATCCTGAATGTCCTCGTATTCGCCGCGGGGATTGCTTATTTCTGCATCAGCGGTTTCGCGCTGAACATCTCGTCGATGATCATGTTGTTCACGATCACGAGCGCGCTGCTGCACCGCACACCGATCCGGTTCATCCGGGCATTTACCGGCGCGGCGAAGGTGTCCGGTCCGCTGCTCCTGCAGTATCCGCTGTACGGCGGCCTGGTTGGCCTGCTGGGTTATCGCGCGATTGAGGGCGCCAAGCCGCTGCAGACGCTGCTGGCCGAGGCAGTGGTTGGCGGCGCGACGCAGTACACACTGCCGTTCCTGACCTTCGTCGGCTCCTTGGTCATCAGCTTGTTCGTGCCGTCGGGCGGCGGGCACTGGGCCGTGCAGGGCCCGATCGCGGTCGACTCGGCGCTGGCGATCGGCCAGCGCTCGCCGGGCTATCTCGGATTGATTTCCATGGCAGTTGCCGTCGGCGAAGGCGTCGCGAACATGATCCAGCCATTCTGGTTGCTGCCGCTGCTTGCGATTGCGAAACTCAATGTCCGCCAGGTGATGGGTTTTACGATCGTCGCCTTCTTGATCGGATTGGTGGTGCTGGGTGCCACCACGCTGATCGCGCCTTACGTGATCTGA